The following proteins are co-located in the Malassezia restricta chromosome II, complete sequence genome:
- a CDS encoding kinesin family member 18/19, which translates to MADSSIQVVVRVRPLNEKEVLLLAPTDTSHAFQGDGGLAASPSKAPNAIAAMRSNYIRNIIAPVDDRVLVFDPVEPDMMRGGESSRTRSSLSHMQFHGNGRRPRDVRYAFDRVFPSSTQQREVYRDTVEPMLSGVLSGFNASVFAYGATGCGKTHTISGTPTDPGLIFLTMQGLYERIEAESSDFETNVRLSYLEIYNETIRDLLSETPTPAGRGLALREDAASKMSVVGITEHIPESPEQVLEMITEGNKRRTQSPTEANAVSSRSHAVLQVNVMRRPRTADTVEEMYSASLNIIDLAGSERASATSNQGIRMKEGANINRSLLALGSCINALCQSGTRGARSRHIPYRNSKLTRLLKFSLGGNCKTVMIACVSPSSAHYDETHNTLKYANQAKNIQTKVSRNLLHIDRHVAQYVQAIASLRAEVAELKDKLAHAPTESHAERDTQLEQARARLATSAAQAKEHVGSSTYAASFLAHATQQATQARLSAGPPEAEERILQGLWQKCEAAPEAGPWRVPTVPHHAPPLVAQHGPSAALYDAYHAKYAADVRAHANATAKEALEHLLLDVLSPRMVTLVQYAARAASALQQVCASDPVPTDVEKTLADGVAMLKDLTGADVPTTVRRGPRPGALASPARFHRKSPRRRALRPPPKPAMDKAARAPRASLVPRPSIPRRSDRPAEAASKPRASLQPPLRMPVQAVPRASRDSGPPSDPAPRQPASSSSPPTAAKPPAGKPPAAPHAPSARRGLFQRQFLARRQEQEEEEDDDDDDDDDDDDLLGDTPRSYPPLAHSTW; encoded by the coding sequence ATGGCCGACTCGTCCATCCAGGTGGTGGTGCGGGTGCGTCCATTGAATGAGAAGGAGGTGTTGCTCCTTGCTCCGACGGACACATCCCATGCATTTCAGGGAGACGGGGGGCTCGCTGCCTCTCCGTCCAAAGCCCCGAATGCCATTGCTGCGATGCGCAGCAATTATATCCGCAACATTATCGCACCGGTGGACGACCGCGTCCTGGTCTTTGATCCGGTCGAACCAGATATGATGCGTGGCGGCGAGTCGAGTCGTACGCGCTCGTCGCTCTCGCACATGCAGTTCCACGGAAATGGCCGGCGACCGCGTGACGTGCGGTACGCCTTTGATCGTGTATTTCCGTCgtcgacgcagcagcgcgaggtGTACCGCGACACGGTCGAGCCGATGCTCTCAGGCGTGCTGAGCGGCTTTAATGCGAGTGTCTTTGCGTACGGCGCGACGGGGTGCGGTAAGACACACACCATCAGTGGCACGCCCACCGACCCGGGCCTCATCTTTTTGACGATGCAGGGACTCTATGAGCGGATCGAGGCGGAGAGCAGCGATTTCGAAACGAATGTGCGCCTCTCGTACTTGGAGATCTACAATGAGACCATTCGTGATCTGCTTTCCGAGACGCCGACTCCCGCGGGGCGTGGCTTGGCACTGCGGGAGGATGCCGCCAGCAAGATGTccgtcgtcggcatcacgGAGCACATACCCGAGTCGCCCGAACAGGTGCTGGAGATGATCACAGAGGGCAATAAGCGGCGCACACAGAGTCCGACGGAGGCGAATGCGGTGAGCAGTCGAAGTCATGCGGTCCTCCAAGTCAATGTCATGCGGCGCCCGCGCACAGCCGACACGGTCGAGGAAATGTACAGCGCGTCGCTCAACATTATCGACCTGGCTGGATCCGAGCGTGCTTCTGCGACATCCAACCAGGGCATCCGCATGAAAGAAGGCGCCAACATCAACCGCTCGCTCCTGGCCCTGGGCAGCTGCATCAATGCCCTCTGCCAGTCGGGCACCCGCGGTGCTCGCAGCCGGCACATTCCGTACCGCAACAGCAAACTCACGCGTCTTCTCAAGTTTTCGCTCGGCGGGAACTGCAAGACGGTTATGATTGCCTGTGTGAGCCCGTCGAGTGCGCACTATGACGAGACGCATAACACACTCAAGTATGCGAATCAAGCCAAGAACATCCAGACCAAAGTATCGCGCAACCTCCTGCATATTGAccgccatgtcgcgcagTACGTCCAGGCCATCGCTTCGCTGCGGGCAGAGGTCGCCGAGCTCAAAGACAagctcgcgcatgcgccgacCGAGTCACACGCGGAGCGAGacacgcagctcgagcaggcgcgtgcACGACTCGCCACGAGTGCGGCGCAGGCCAAGGAACATGTAGGCTCGTCGACGTATGCCGCGTCGTTcctcgcgcatgcgacgcaaCAGGCGACACAGGCGCGCTTATCCGCTGGCCCACCGGAggccgaggagcgcatccTACAGGGCCTGTGGCAGAAGTGCGAGGCGGCACCGGAGGCTGGGCCATGGCGAGTGCCGACCGTGCCGCATCACGCGCCACCTCTCGttgcgcagcatggccCGAGTGCCGCGCTGTATGACGCGTACCATGCAAAGTACGCCGCCGATGtacgcgcgcatgccaaTGCAACAGCCAAGGAAGCGTTGGagcacctgctgctggatgtACTCTCGCCACGCATGGTGACATTGGTCCAATacgctgcgcgagcggcaTCGGCTCTGCAGCAAGTCTGTGCCTCGGATCCTGTACCGACGGACGTGGAAAAGACGCTCGCCGACGGCGTGGCTATGCTCAAGGACCTGACGGGCGCTGATGTGCCCACCACCGTCCGTCGAGGGCCGCGGCCCGGTGCGCTGGCTTCTCCCGCCCGCTTTCATCGCAAGAGTCCACGacggcgtgcgcttcgcCCACCTCCCAAGCCGGCGATGGacaaggcggcgcgcgcgcctcgcgcctcgctcgtgcctCGGCCCAGCATACCCCGACGCAGTGACAGGCCAGCCGAGGCAGCCTCCAAGCCGCGGGCTTCGCTGCAGCCGCCGTTGCGCATGCCTGTCCAAGCCGTCCCACGTGCGTCCCGCGACAGTGGACCGCCCTCGGATCCGGCCCCGCGCCAGCcagcctcgtcgtcttcgcCGCCGACGGCCGCGAAGCCACCGGCGGGGAAGCCGCCCGCCGCTCCTCACGCCCCATCCGCGCGCCGCGGGCTCTTTCAGCGGCAATTCCTCGCACGGCGTCAGGAAcaagaggaggaggaggatgacgacgacgacgacgacgacgacgacgacgacttgctAGGCGACACGCCGCGTTCATACCCGCCCCTGGCCCATAGCACATGGTAG
- a CDS encoding protein-S-isoprenylcysteine O-methyltransferase: MPWFFAAHPALIPKALAHPVGTIAATAFALGALAGVCAPGLWALVCGMLTYTPQRLAPLQVYLFAWSCFHVLEFVVTAYWNPTHLQSDSFLLQNGFEYVAAHAMGVLEYVLESAWAPTWKYVWCVQAFGAVLIVSGQLLRSFAMIHASTNFSHALAQTKREDHVLVTTGVYAVARHPSYAGFFWWAVGTQIMLGNPVSLILFTVLLTRFFAQRIRVEEATLRAFFGDAYRSYAARTPRGVPLVGWVT; encoded by the coding sequence ATGCCCTGGTTTTTTGCCGCGCACCCTGCGCTGATTCCGAAGGCGCTAGCGCATCCCGTCGGCACAATTGCCGCCACGGCCTTTGCGCTTGGCGCACTCGCGGGGGTGTGTGCGCCGGGCCTGTGGGCGCTCGTATGCGGCATGCTCACTTATACCCCACAGAGACTAGCGCCATTGCAAGTGTATCTCTTTGCATGGTCGTGCTTTCATGTGCTCGAATTCGTCGTGACGGCGTACTGGAATCCTACGCACCTGCAGTCGGACTCGTTTCTCTTGCAAAATGGATTTGAGTACGTGGCCGCGCATGCGATGGGCGTACTGGAGTACGTGCTCGAATCGGCCTGGGCACCCACCTGGAAGTATGTGTGGTGCGTCCAAGCGTTCGGTGCTGTCCTCATAGTGAGTggccagctgctgcgctcgttTGCCATGATCCATGCTTCCACCAACTTTAGTCATGCACTGGCCCAGACGAAGCGAGAGGACCATGTGCTGGTGACGACGGGCGTCTATGCGGTAGCGCGGCATCCGTCGTATGCCGGCTTTTTTTGGTGggccgtcggcacgcaGATCATGCTGGGAAATCCAGTGTCCTTGATCCTGTTTACGGTCCTACTGACGCGCTTCTTTGCTCAGCGCATTCGCGTCGAAGAAGCGACACTGCGTGCCTTTTTTGGTGACGCGTACCGCTCGTATGCAGctcgcacgccgcgcggcgtgcctcTTGTAGGTTGGGTCACGTGA